One genomic region from Chelmon rostratus isolate fCheRos1 chromosome 11, fCheRos1.pri, whole genome shotgun sequence encodes:
- the fam83b gene encoding protein FAM83B, protein MESPDFSLLSSLRGEFKSEDYIQPHYREAYRLAIDCLVNSGRGGYQEFLKGERIGSFLSEEELLFITENAEKLPPQTHAEESSGPADSQSSSGTYWPVHSDVETPDLDLGWPEVMHDQLQTNIDLLFHPARQNNPTIKEVVRKNIQEARQVIAIVMDKFTDVDIFKEAVDASIRGVPVYVLLDDSHLRSFLTMAENQDVKIQQLRNMRVRTVKGQDYLCRSGAKFHGAMEQKFLLVDCHTAIYGSYSFTWSFEKINLSMVQVITGHLVQSYDEEFRTLYARSIVPAELSPPEGLSQHISPHGRQLLTKPHSAQKMERREHLRHTLDTVYRKTCERKLGTRDFEERLFEEELNKLGPLMENGSDVQKQMPQFQPTEAMNFLKRHSYAGERQDGCMPQNIRPRASNWNISRDKNYPVDNYLHVPPLHRAQNLRQSYNGNDKQVVSMQQNMPTLENTSKAFMRTLRIESYLQNPDVPSGDTCDYLDQYEPPDKATSFMQGRMRSSLVLKSTIPEQMEPNRHMNNSSPGVTSSAAPNSHLHYSSMQWNPTAAAENRMSNEEVMLKRQSLQMLDDNWNNTSYGPGRNSYQSAYTSLGRAKGGHMITSPDVMTDNWYKRHSVADPRSNTEYAHESSGHMYGAFARMQVNRGTAGINAQNVGYGSNLNEDQRSVSHYDVNSITGTKSPGNRIWQEPPSRTVSAAALGVNSKNETAKSSNMGSQHFLKKSTKKLKSLLNIPEKKERSTGTMETPSLKSSGSADTITAEDEEGPPDGRQQQFHQRTSHSVRSSSEHQRNHLKSSKPRFRTEELYSPFQTSPPKTATQNKPTGFDAGSWSKERAADGRLYSRYEPFCSLEKKPSMHSANSFGTTHSQEKPKGLPKGDAAIEHNLTRTARGLHENKLEKFIHRVGNFIHKNK, encoded by the exons ATGGAGTCTCCAGACTTCTCTCTGTTGTCGTCTTTGAGGGGAGAGTTTAAATCAGAGGATTACATCCAACCGCACTACAGGGAGGCCTATCGTCTGGCGATCGACTGCCTGGTGAACAGCGGCAGAGGCGGTTACCAGGAGTTCCTCAAGGGAGAACGTATCGGAAGCTTCCTCTCAGAGGAAGAGCTTCtcttcatcactgaaaatgcagaaaagctCCCACCTCAAACCCACGCAGAGGAAAGCAGCGGTCCAGCGGACAGCCAATCATCCTCAGGGACGTACTGGCCCGTCCACTCGGATGTGGAAACGCCGGATTTGGACTTAGGGTGGCCGGAGGTCATGCACGACCAACTGCAGACAAATATAGATCTGCTCTTTCATCCAGCGAGACAGAACAACCCCACCATCAAAGAGGTGGTGCGGAAGAACATTCAGGAAGCAAGACAG GTCATTGCCATTGTGATGGACAAGTTCACCGATGTAGATATATTCAAAGAGGCTGTCGACGCCTCGATACGAGGAGTCCCTGTCTACGTGCTTCTGGATGATTCCCACTTAAGAAGTTTCCTCACGATGGCTGAAAATCAAGATGTAAAAATTCAACAACTCAGA AACATGAGGGTGCGCACTGTGAAAGGTCAGGACTACCTCTGCCGATCAGGAGCTAAATTTCATGGGGCAATGGAGCAGAAGTTTCTTTTAGTCGACTGCCACACAGCGATTTATGGCTCATACAg CTTCACTTGGTCGTTTGAGAAGATCAATCTGAGCATGGTGCAGGTCATCACAGGACACCTGGTGCAGTCCTACGACGAGGAGTTTCGAACACTCTACGCCCGGTCCATCGTGCCAGCTGAACTGTCCCCCCCGGAGGGTTTGTCCCAACACATCAGCCCACATGGACGACAGCTTTTGACAAAACCTCATTCTGCCCAAAAAATGGAGCGGAGGGAACACCTGAGGCATACGCTGGACACAGTCTATAGGAAGACCTGTGAGAGGAAACTGGGCACGAGAGACTTTGAAGAGAGGCTCTTTGAAGAGGAACTGAACAAGCTCGGGCCCTTAATGGAGAATGGGAGTGATGTTCAGAAACAGATGCCCCAATTTCAGCCTACAGAGGCAATGAACTTCTTGAAAAGGCACAGCTATGCGGGGGAGAGGCAAGATGGATGTATGCCACAGAACATCAGGCCTAGAGCGAGCAACTGGAACATTTCTAGAGACAAAAACTACCCTGTGGACAATTATTTACACGTGCCACCGCTGCACAGAGCTCAGAACCTGCGCCAGTCTTACAATGGCAACGACAAGCAGGTTGTGTCCATGCAACAGAACATGCCAACGCTGGAGAACACATCAAAGGCATTCATGCGCACATTGAGGATTGAGTCTTACCTCCAAAACCCTGATGTCCCATCGGGAGACACTTGTGACTATTTAGACCAGTACGAGCCACCGGATAAAGCTACCTCCTTCATGCAGGGAAGAATGAGGTCTTCCCTTGTGCTCAAGTCCACCATACCAGAGCAAATGGAgccaaacagacacatgaacaaCTCATCCCCTGGCGTTACCTCCTCTGCAGCACCTAACTCTCATTTGCACTACTCATCCATGCAGTGGaatccaacagcagcagctgagaacAGAATGAGTAATGAAGAGGTCATGTTGAAGAGGCAAAGTCTGCAGATGTTGGATGACAACTGGAATAACACAAGCTATGGTCCAGGTAGAAACTCTTACCAGTCTGCATACACTAGCTTAGGCAGAGCTAAAGGTGGACACATGATCACGAGCCCTGACGTTATGACAGACAATTGGTACAAACGGCACAGCGTGGCGGATCCACGATCAAACACAGAGTACGCACATGAATCCTCAGGTCACATGTATGGAGCTTTTGCAAGGATGCAAGTCAACAGAGGCACAGCAGGGATCAATGCTCAGAATGTAGGATACGGGTCAAATCTGAACGAAGATCAGAGGTCTGTCTCTCATTATGATGTCAATAGCATCACAGGCACAAAGAGCCCGGGGAATCGCATTTGGCAGGAGCCACCATCCAGGACTGTGTCTGCAGCAGCCCTCGGTGTGAATAGCAAGAATGAGACTGCGAAGTCCAGCAACATGGGCTCACAGCATTTTCTAAAGAAGAGTACCAAGAAATTAAAATCCTTACTGAACATACCAGAGAAAAAAGAGCGTTCAACTGGAACCATGGAAACGCCGAGTCTGAAGTCAAGTGGCAGCGCAGACACCATaacagctgaggatgaggagggtcCCCCAGATGGACGACAACAACAATTTCACCAAAGAACAAGCCACTCTGTCAGGTCGTCCTCAGAGCACCAGAGGAACCATCTGAAATCTTCCAAACCTCGATTCAGAACCGAGGAGCTTTACAGTCCATTCCAAACCTCTCCCCCAAAAACCGCAACGCAGAACAAACCCACCGGCTTCGATGCGGGCAGCTGGAGCAAAGAGCGGGCTGCCGACGGTCGCCTTTACAGCAGATACGAGCCTTTCTGCTCGCTTGAAAAGAAACCCTCTATGCACTCGGCCAACAGCTTTGGAACGACACACTCTCAGGAGAAACCCAAAGGCCTTCCTAAAGGCGATGCAGCTATCGAACACAACCTCACCCGGACTGCACGAGGGCTTCATGAAAATAAGCTGGAGAAATTCATCCACAGAGTGGGGAATTTCATACACAAGAACAAGTAG